The genomic stretch TTGGGTTGAGTCTTAAAGGGTGGAGAAAGCCTTCTGAGTGGTGACTGTAGCCTGGAAGCATGGGTGTGAAACTCTGATGGGAAGCCTCAGACACTGTGGTTCCGATGTTGAGAGCCCGGCCGCTGGAGAGAAAGGAcagagtggggaaggaggagagtggGGGGCTGACACTAGTCGAGTTCAACAGGATGCAAATTGTAGACGCTCTTGAGAGGTCACACTGGGAAACTTGAGTgccaattataaataaatcactATGCAACTTTAGCCTATTTGGATAATATTCATGACCTTTCCCACATACTATCCTTTTCGTACactcaaaattcattttttgaCCTTTGTCTCCGGACTTCTCTGGGGCCAGCAGCCGGCCGACCAGGGGCCCGGGGCCGCTCGGGCTCAGCCGACTACCATGGGCTCTGTGTCAAACCAGCGGTTTGCAGGTGTTGGCGCTGAGGCGCAGGAGGACGCGGCCCGGGCGGCCGAGGAGCCGCAGCTGCTGCGCGGAGCCGGCATCTGTACGTGGTTCAACGTGCGCGTGGGATTCGGCTTCCTGCCCATGACTGCCCGCGCCGGGGTCGCActcgaccccccccccccccggtggATGTCTTTGTGCACCAGAGTAAGCTGCACATGGAGGGCTTCCGGAGCCTGAAGGAGGGTGAGGCCGTGGAGTTCACGTTTAAGAAGTCGGCCAAGGGCCTGGAATCTATCCGAGTCACCGGCCCTGGCGGGGTGTCCTGTATTGGGAGCGAGAGGCGGCCCAAAGGGAAGAACATGCAGAAACGCAGATCAAAGGGAGATGGGTGCTACAACTGTGGAGGTCTAGACCATCATGCCAAGGAATGCAAACTGCCACCCCAGCCCAAAGGGTGCCACTTCTGCCAGAGCATCAACCATATGGTAGCCTCGTGTCCACTGAAGGCCCAGCAAGCTCCCAGCTCACAGGGAAAGCCAGCCTACTTTccggaggaggaagaagagatccATGGCCCTGCCATGCTCCCAGAGGCCCAGAATTGAGCCACAGTGGGTGGGGGCTATCCGTTCGTGATCAGAAAGCTTTGAGGAACAGGCGTCAATCGGCAGAGTGGAGAAAAGGGGGGACAGTGTGGTAGGTGGCAGCTGGCACTGCCATATATCTCAGGCCAGGATCTACAGTGtcaccccctcttccctcttggtggggggaaggggtgaggcAAAGAAACTCCAATCATGCTCTATCCAAATGCATGTGAGGGCTTTGCGGGGTAACCCTTCCTGCATGCCTTATCTGAGTCTCCACCCCCAGAATCTCCAGCTTTTGAAAGTGGCCTGGATAGGGACGTTGTTTTACTCTTAAAGAAGGATGTGGAATAATATTTCCCATGCCAGAGTGAAAAGATTAAGCATGAGACCAGATTGATGGATGCAACCCACAAGCCACTACATTCTGTGGGAGGAAGTATCTCAGGGGTAAGGCAGGGTTTTCCACATCTTGTCTCCACATAACCCCCTCCTGGGATAGAGCGCTGACCACTGTCCCAAGCAGTGGGTTGTCATGATAGGCAGAAGAACGGTTGCAGGGAACGGTTGCAGACCTGCTGCTTCTAAGCTCACTCCCACCTCGTTCTGGGCCAAtgcaattttatttgtttgctccCTTGGATGACTGTACCTTGGGTCCCACTTTCTCCAGGATGCCAAGTGCACTAGCTGTGTGTGAATGACTTATCTTgtgcatttaactttttttttcataatataattattctggttttatatttttgtgtattttaatctaatttaatGAGTGCCCTCATTCCTGCACTGTGTTCTCAGGTATGTGCGCCATCTCAGGGATAAGTCGGCAGCAGCTCCGGGTCTGCACAGCAGGAATACTTTCTGTTGCTGTATCACCAGAGAGAACAACTATTTGGAACGTATACCCTATTGAACTCCTCATTTTTGCCAACTAGAGCTGGCTTTTCTGCCATAGTGTCCTCTTGAAACCCCTCCATCTTCAGTGTTTCATGGGAGACTAGGTTTTAACTGGATTGCCTCATGACTTGGTCTCCTTCTACTGAAAGATTGGAAATTGGTCTGAACAGGAAAAGGTGTTACAGGGAGGTTAGGAGAGGCTGGGCTGGTAAAAGGTGCAGAGAGGGGAAGCCAAGATTAGGCAGAGGTCATCTGTATGTGTGATAAAGGATTCCTGTTCCAGACCTCTAATCCCAGGGCACAGGACTCGCTTTACATACCAGATCCATCCTTCACTGGATTGGGCTAGGCCTAACATACACAACAGGGTGTATTGTATGTGTTTTTGTAAAAACTGTGAGTTGGTAAGGACAGGTTTTAAGAACGATGCCTCTGTACCCATCTTGAGCTGCCCAGGGATGGATATATGAAGCAAGGACAAGATCTTTAATCTTTAACAATTCTGGGCTTTTCCTCCTTTGCTTGCAGAGAGACCATCAGCGATGGCTTCTTTGTGGTTCCCAGAGTCAGTGTACTGCCCTGCTGCAGCAGTGATTAGTGTCATGGTAgctaaaggagaaaagggagtgTCGTTTACATGCTGTGAGATCACTGCAAACCTACCTCACTGTGTTGTAACGGGGTAAATGCAATAGAATGCATTGAGTGATGTGTGTCTCATCCTGGGTTCTTGTCTCCCCCAACTGCTGCCCCCCTCTAGTTATTGTATTTGTCTGGGCTTCGTAGGACTTCACAAGTAGCTGATTTGGTGATTGCTAGGTGGCCTGGTTTGTATAAATATAATGTGTTGGTCTTCTGCATGTTCTTTTGAGGTTTTATTGTTTACAAACTTCTTTTTATATTGAGAAAAATAGCCAAAGCATCTTTGACAAAGGGTCTACATCAGCCAAAAAGATCTGAAACATAAGCTTGGGGGCCCCCCTTCTTGAAGTGGGAGGTCTTGAACCACACTTTCTTTTGTGTTCCCCTTCCCCTGTTTCCTATTTCAAACAAGATCTTCTGTCCTAGAAACTGGATTCCTATCGCCTCTCTTTTCCCCCTTTGTGCCCCCCCAAAATAGTCCATATACCTATACGTTTAATTTGTGGGGTGTCTGTGATTAAATGACTTGTGCAAAAATCCTGAAGAAGCTAAGAACTCTCCATCCCTTGTTCCCAGTCTCCTGAGCCATGATGTGATTCACGCCAAACAGACTGCTGTCTTTGGATGGATTAAAACCTTGATGTGATTCATGCCAAACAGACTGCTGTCTTTGGATGGATTAAAACCTACTTTAATCTCTAATCCTAGGGTAGAGAGGAGCAATGAGGGGGCCTTCCATGTAGAAAGTGGGGTTGGGAGACCACGAAAGGAAAGATGAATGTATAGGCAAGTCACTCAGGAACTTATATGCAGGTGCAAGAAACTTATGTCGAAGTGGCCACAAGATTGTTTAATAGGAGATGGACGAATGTAACTCCATGTTTACTGCTAGAAACCAAGGCTTTGTGTGAAATCTTGAATttatggggaaggagggagggtagaAAAGCATGTACCTGTTCTTTCCCTCATCCCTTCCCCTCATTACTGAACTGCAGGAGACTGAGCCCCCTTGGGCTTTGGCGACCCCATCTAGGCAGTGTTTGGTGGTTGATTTTGCTGTGCCAggtacttcctttcccatttgcTATCATTTTGTAACACACATGCTGacccttttcccttccccttcttttgCTTGggaaaatacaatgaataaaGACTTACTggtaccaaaaaaacaaattctttttttgtgtgtgtgatgctAGAATTGAGAAAAATAATGTCAGAAAATCTCCCTGAAAgtatttctgtctttttccatCACACATAGCTGCTCACACATGgaatttttaggtatttttggTCATGCAGCTGTGAACTCTGAATGGCTCTCAGAAGTCGGAAGTTGTGACCACATCTTGGGAATTTCTGCACTCTTACTGAGGCATCAAGCAATCATAGGAGAGAAGTTCTGAATCCCAAGAGGCATATTACCACTGTGAACTTAAGGATCAGTCCTTCCATAGCAGACAGGACCTTATTTAGACTGTAGAAAGAGACACAGTCATGAATAGGAAGTTTCAAGTCAGTTGGGTTGCCTGTGTCACTAGTTAGAATTTCTAAGTTCAGAGTGGCTTTGTAAATACTTTGTCTAGAACTGATTGTCTAATATGGTATTAAAATTAAGTCAcatgaaaaattcagttcctgAGTCACATGAGCTGTGTCGCACACAGTCAATAGCTACATGGGGTTAGTAGGCACCATCATCATCAGAGCAGATAGAAAACATTTCCACCATTGCAGAAAGGTCTTTGTCACAAAACAGGTCTAGAATCCTCAAGCCTACCTCTTAGATAGGTCTTGGAGAGCATGCAACGTCAACATGGACAGAGAAGTTTTTCATTTCCCTCTATACAACAATTTGTGCCTTTCCTTTCCATGCCCTGGACAGTTTTTAAGACCTGGAGCCATAGGCTTAAGGTGGGAAAAACCACCTTAAAAACCTCAAGGCCCAAAAAACCCTCAGAAAGGTTCTCATAATCTGATGAACAGGTGGCCGCAAGTAACTACATTTCTagcagctttgttctttttcctcatacccgttctcttccttctctcctcttttcagTATTTCTACTTGGGTAGGTAGTGAGGCTGTGAtagatttttcatcttcccagtgAGGAGCAAGGTGGACCTTTGATGGGCGAAGAGCTGTATTGAGCGGGGAGGGTCAGGGACCGCTTCTGAGCCTTATTCTTCAAACCTGTAAAATATGCAGGTTGACCAAATGATGCTCTACAAGTGGTCCTCTACAGCTTATATGGTTTCTAATTAAAGGATCCTCCTATACTCTTTGACTCAGAATGAGAGACTGAGTCACTTTTTCCtctaaaagtgtgtgtgtatttatgtgtgctCACACTGTATTTAGTTAGACAAAAATCCAAGATGCTAAATACCAGGAAGTATATCTCATGTGCTGTTTATTTACTTTCTCATCTTAACCCATTCAATTATTTAATGAGTAATTAGTCTCCTTATCTATTGCTATGCagcaaaccaccccaaaacttagcagctaaATATAACAGTAATGTATTTTGCTCAGGACTCCAGTTGGGGCAGAGCTCAGTGGAAATggcttccctctgcccccacGATGTCTGGCACCTGAGCTAGGGAGACTCCAAGGCTGGGGTTGACTCAACAGCTGGGGCTAGAATCATCTAGAGGCTTGCTGACTTATATGTGTGGCCAGTTGATGCTGTCTGTGAACTGTGACCTCTGCAGGCCAGAACACCTACACGTGGCTTCTCCATGTGGGCTATTGTGGGCTTCCTGTCCTCATGGTAGCTGGGTTCCAGGATGCATGTTCCACTTAAATGAGGTAGAAGTGCCTAATGCTGTTATGACCTAGACTCAGAAGTCAGGTAGCATCACTCCTACATCACTCTGTTAGTGAAGGCAGACACAAAATCCTGTCTAGATTCAGGGGGAAGGCACACAGAATCCCCTCTACATGGGGGAGTTGCAAGGTTCTAGAGGAGCCTGTAGGATGGGAGATTGttgtgggttgaatggtggcccccaaaagatAAGTCTTCAgcttaatccctggaacctgtgaacgTTACCTTCTTTGACCTTTTCtaggttaaggatcttgagatgaggataTCATCCTGGATTATTTAGGcagaccctaaatccaatgacaggtgtCTTTATAAGAGTCAAGCAGAGAAATATTTGACATAGACAGAAGAGGAGCAGGCGGtatgaccacagaggcagaggttggagtgatgcggCCATGAGGAATGCCCACAGCCTCTGGAAGATGGAAAAGCCAAAGAAGGACGTcccctctagagcctccagagggagtggagcccagctgacaccttgatttcagacttttggcatccagaaatgtgaaagaatgaatttcttttgttttaagctatcagtttgtggtaatttgtatgGTGGCTTCTGGAAACGAATGCAGAGATAGGGTTCTGGCCATCGTTGGAAAGTACAGATGGTCCCTAACTTAGGATGGTTCGAATTAGGATTTTTCAAGTTTATGATGTTGCAAAAATGATGTGAATGCAGTAGATCCAGTTTTGAATTTTGAGCCTTTCCAAGGCTAGAGATGTGTGGTACGGTCCTGTCTGGTAACACTGACCTGCAGCTTACAGCTCCCAGTCAACCATGCCATCACGAGGGTGAACACCCTATATACACTTGCacccattctgtttttcacttttagtgCAGTAtccaataaattacatgagatattccaTACTCTATTATAAAACAGGTTTTGTGTTAGATGAGTGTGCCCCACTGTAGGCTAGTGTAAGTGTTCTGAGCGCATTTAAGTTTGGCGAGGCTAAGCTGTGATGTTTGGTAgcttaggtgtattaaatgcattttcgacttaAGATATTTTCAACAGATGGTGAGGTTTTCGGAATGTGACCCTattgtaagttgaggaagatctgtactaTCTGccacaccaccaccaacaacaccAACACCAACAACTGCTACTGACCAGGCACACACCACACGTTGTACTGAGCGCAGTGCTGAGTGCCTACCTgagttctctcttctttcctcacaGTGACCCTGTGAGGCAGGGTGCTGTTATCTCCCATTTAGctatgagaaaactaaggcccagagctTGCTGAACCTCCCCAACTTCTTCAGCTAGTAACTAATAGGGTTAGTATATAGTTTTTATGTCTGTATACATACTACGTATACAAGGACACACTACgtgtacatatacatgcatgtgtaCAAATATGTCGAACTTGAAAATTTATGCTTGTAACTTTATTCAGAAATGTTtactgtcaaaaaataaaataaatgtgtcatAACCAGTAATGTATTTACTTGCAGAATTTTCAGTGGCACTGATGGTCATTGTGTAGCTAGGAATAACAAGGAGTGGACATTTTAAAACTACTTCCTTACTGGTTCAGTCATTGACTACTTCAAGCAGTTTTAGCTTCTTGAATACTTTAAGGAGTCACACTAACTACAGAACCAGCACCTGTGTTATAAGACTCATGGTTTGGTTGCCTTTTGATTACTTTTCTGCCTTTACTAAGCCACATGTGAATCATCTAAATAAATAAGGAGTTGCTTTGATAAATAAGGAtttaaagaataggaaaaaaaaatcctcagtagGATCATAGCCTTTCTATATTTAATAGAGAAACCTTCTAACTGGGATGCTTGTAGTATACATAAAAGTACGCATATTAGTCAGCTTTTAATTATCGGTCAGCTTTATTAAGTGGAACACTTCTTAGCATCTCCTAACAATTGATTTGCTAACAGTAGATGCTCTGTGTTCATTGTTACAGGAGGAGTTAGTGAGTGGAACTTGGGGTCAGTTTAAGCCTTTTTCAGTGGAAAACAATACAGTGTAGAGCACTGAGTCATTTAATAGCCACTTACTAAGAACCTAATGTGAGCAGACACTGTGATGGAGCCCTGAGGTGTGGTTCCCTCCACAAAATCTAACAattaaaaaatccataaaatcattatcatcaccatgtGGGCATAATCATCACTTAATTTCAAGAAGCATTTTTAGGTGCCTCCGACTTACCGAGagacacaataaaagaaaaaagaacttcatTCTATCCTCATAACATCCCTTAGGTTTGTAAACGTTCTTGGCACCTTAGAAAGTTGGTTCACATCTACTGCATTTTGTGATTCTCTACAAGCATCCCCATGGGAAAGATATGGCAGGAGTAATTTAATTTTACACTTTTGACTGAAGGGGCAGCTGGGGATCAGTGTTCTGTTTAAGGTCTCATGCCTAATAAGTACTACAATCAACCTcccattttagaaaaaataagaatgaacagTGAGCATTAGAGCTCAGCAGCAAATGCCTTTTGCAGACTCAAGCAAGTCATTGAGCCAGGGTCTATGGACGTGTGATAAAAGACTTGGCACATTTTCGTCCCTTAGCTAGCCATCATATTTGGGTTGCCCAACAGCAGGGAGTTTTGACCATTAATACACTGACTGTAATCAACCATGTTAAGTAagcatgttttctctctctgacaaATCTCTTAActccaagattaaaaaaaagtactctTCCTAAAATCCAAAGATAGAGGAAAATGATCATGTGGGTCACTCATTGGGTTAAACCAGTTTCATGCCATACATAATTGGTTGCTATTTTAGAAGTGAATGCTTTATGGTTCACATAAgcaattttatatattcttaattgAAACCTGCATTGCCGTTCTTGGCAAGGAGGGTTCCACGAGAGCAGCGACAATTTGTGTCTTGTTCATTCACTGGTGGAGAGCCTTGGGCTTCTGACTTTTGCGGttgtttttggaaaatagttttctGGTCCCAGTTAAGTGACTGGTTTCCGTTTGAAATCTTCAACTCTGCCAACCTCTTGTTAGTCTAGTTACTATCTGTGACAGCCTAATGAATAACagtcatttactcaacaaatgtgTGTTGATTTCTTCCTGTGGGCCAACCACTGTACTGGGTACTGGaggtacagcagtgaacaaaagtaAATGCGGTCCCTCCTCCGAGAGCTTGCCGTCTGGTGGGGGAGACTTGATCACGTGatcaaacaaataaatgtaaagatgcCACTATGCTGAGTGGATGCTGTATGAACGTATAGAGGGGTGATTTGGCATAGTCAAAGAGAGGGCTTCCAAGACAAGATGATTGTATAAATGCTAAAAGTGATACTGAACAACAGAAAAAGAGATGATGGCAATCCAGTAATGTTGGATGTGGATTCCTAGAACATCTGATGACAGTAGTTTCCTTTGGGAGAGGAgttgggtggtggggggaggtgggatgggaagACAGATGGGAGAGGCCAGCAGAAGGCAACTTTCCCTTGCTTTACCATTTTCTATTGACCTTTTGCAAGGAGAATATACTTATGTAATACTTGTGAgattcaaaaaagtaaaaataatgagctaaaaggaaaagagaagaaaaatcataaatagaaaagaagtaagggTGTATCATGATAGTTGCTTTCTTTAAAGACCATTTGGCTACATTGTGGTTGAATTAGGGACCTCATCTGTAAGGATACATACACACTGTAATTCCTCCTCACACTTAATACACTTTCTGCATTAGAAAAAGGGAGGTTGTTTAGAATAAGTCTTCTGCTTTTTTCATTGGCGCAGACAGAATTTGGCCGCTCATAGGTACATTAACTGCAGGATTTGCATAGATTATTGTCATTAGTAGGATGACTTGTATTGAGagcttattctgtgccaggcatggtaCTGAGCAACTAATATGGGGCATATTATTTCATCCCTATAACAAACCTAGAAGATGGTTCCTATAGTTATCTCCCTTTCCCAGATGAGTGAACTGAGGCTTAAAAGAGTGGTCAAGTCACTTTTTCTATGGTTtcagtaaatgacagagctgggatacGAAGGAGAACTGAACCTAGAACTCCTAACAACTGTGCCATACACCCTCCCATGATACTCTGCAGGCTGAGGGGTCACTGTCTGTTCCTCAGAGCCTCTCTAGTCCCCATGCTTGTGGCATTATTGGGATGGTTCAAAGAGTCAACAGCAAGGGCACATGAAGAAAGCTGATGGTCTGCAGTATCCCTACTCTGATTTCTAGAACCCTCTAAGTGTCCCAACATTAAGATGAATACTTCTTACTCCCAGCTGGTGGTATGCCTCCTACACAATATATTGAGAAATtgtcttctctttgtgttttctaATGGACCTTATTGATTCTCTTCTCTCATATTGGACGAATCACTTACTGAGCTTAGAGAGGTTCAGAGGCCTCACATCAGTAGACTTAATTACGTGGGAGCAAATCCTCCCAGTCTAGACTGCCCAGCTTCTTGGCTCATTTTCCATCACACTCTCATTGTCCAGAGTTGTTCTGAAGCCATACTGCCAACTGATGCTTTGGAAGGATCCtgatgtgtaaaaaaataaagtgatgttAGAGAAGGCGGAGGTGTGGTTTACAGGCTTCAGAgtagacagacctgggttcaaacctcaGCTCTGTGACTGGTGAGCCAAGTGCTATTGGAAAAGGAGCTTAACTTCTTTGAGCTTTGCTTTACTTGTTTGTAGTAATGGGATTTTGGAAGTTGTGTTAAAGATTGGTACTAACCAGAAAGTAGAGCATGGTAGACACCCATGAAtgcttactattattattgtcaaCTTGAACACTTGGAGAGTCACCTTACAAAGAGGAGAAGAGGATTCATTTGCTAAAATTCAGCACCGAGTCATAAGCTCACTTTCAAAGAAATGACTAATGGAGTCTTAAAAGCATATTTAACGTGGGTGTGGCTAAAAAATCATCATTGCTACAAGAATTACAGTCACTCcagtatttttttctatacaCATTATTGCTGATTCAACTTGAAACAGAACTGTGTGAAACACAGGAAACGATAACCATGTCAGAGGATGAGACAGCCTATAAAGAAGCAAACTACTAAATCaacaaaataattatgtattcTGATATGTCctttgaaggaaataaagagagagaTGTGACACTTTGTAATTGGCCATGGCTTGCTTCAGACACAGATCAGCATATGCATCTCTGGAGAGGTGAAGTTTAGTAAAAGCCTGAAGAATGGATTGTGACAGCCATGAAGAGCTGAGGGAGATTCCAGGCATTGGGAGAGGCAAGTTCAAAGGCCCTGATGGGGAGAAGGCACGGAGTAGGCAGTCCCCTAtggaggcaggaagagggagTCACTCTTCAGTATTCACTGTAGGAAGGTGCACCCTTGAGAGAGGCAACGAAGGAACAACACACTTGCACTTGGGCCCCTGCTCTGCCCCATGTCATCTACGAGAGGCCATTTGACCTTTAatggcttgttcctgatctgtATGATTTGATGCTTACTCACAGTGGTTCAAAAGTCTCGCCCTTTTGGAAGCCCTGTGCCTTTGGCTGGTCTATTCAGAGGCAGTACCCCTGTCTGTCTGGAAGATTGATTGTCCAAATGCCCTGGAAATATTGGTGATGGCATGAGAGCTGCTAACGCCATTGGCTAGCCTCTGAGATGGCACCATCATAGAAAACTTTTCAGTAAGGAACACATTGGAGAGCAATTTATGAATATACATTCCATTTGGTTTATTGCAGAGTCCACAGCAACCTTAAAGTATTGTAAATGGGCTCCACTATCTAATCAGGGAATGCTAACAGTCTATTAATTGCCATTTCTGATTATTTGCATTTAATTAAGGGGTACTCTTGAGAAAATGAAGGACAGCCTAACCTCAAACTATGGCTTTACATCTTGGTTAATTGAGTATAATTTCTGTCTTTGCAGCTTTcctaaattgtttatttctccagATGTTTCCTAAAAACTAtgattttacctctttcctttcaATGGATGACCAGGGATTTCTCATAAAAACTTATATGGTTTAGTTTTCTCAACTAAATTAAAGCTTAATTAGCCAAAAATCCAGATCTGTAAATAAtgtgtttataaaatttatacaaGCATAATTAATTTCAGTTAATTGCATAAATAGCTTTTCCATGCAAACAGTAATCTTTTCTTTGCTGACCTCTAAACGTCAGCTTTCAGATTATCTATGTTTCTAGGCATCCCTGGTAATGCTAAATCAACTCGCATAATTCTGAAAGTATTACTCTTTCCTTTGATTTATGACTTTTATCATGGAAGTCAGTGATTACCTCGGCAACTCATGTTTCATGTTTtgaaaatgcaatgaaaaaaGTGCACTAGAATAACATTGCTTTTGTTTTGatggaaacccaaaagaaaaattagaaaaatgattttgatACATTCTCCTAAGCCCACTAGTTTTCATAAAGTTACCTAGGCTTTTTTAGTCTATTTGAATGACAGTTCAAATTACATTGATCAGCGACACGTCAAAAAGAGTAGCTATTATGTTTTAAATCTCCTGATATTTCCAGGATTTCTCTTCCTGAGAAGAATGATGACTTTACCATACACTGAGGCTGATTCTCTTGCCGCAGAAGCTATTCCCTTTGCAGAAGTCTTTAGAAAGCCATTTTTAATCTTAAGGAATTATTCCCTAAAAACATACCTTCTCACTTGACTGGAAATTAAACTTTCTTATTAGTTC from Balaenoptera musculus isolate JJ_BM4_2016_0621 chromosome 3, mBalMus1.pri.v3, whole genome shotgun sequence encodes the following:
- the LOC118892395 gene encoding LOW QUALITY PROTEIN: protein lin-28 homolog A-like (The sequence of the model RefSeq protein was modified relative to this genomic sequence to represent the inferred CDS: deleted 2 bases in 1 codon) encodes the protein MGSVSNQRFAGVGAEAQEDAARAAEEPQLLRGAGICTWFNVRVGFGFLPMTARAGVALDPPPPVDVFVHQSKLHMEGFRSLKEGEAVEFTFKKSAKGLESIRVTGPGGVSCIGSERRPKGKNMQKRRSKGDGCYNCGGLDHHAKECKLPPQPKGCHFCQSINHMVASCPLKAQQAPSSQGKPAYFPEEEEEIHGPAMLPEAQN